A window of Mucilaginibacter sp. PAMC 26640 contains these coding sequences:
- a CDS encoding alpha/beta hydrolase, with protein sequence MAPIILKGYIATNGINMYYESHGEGGTPLILIHGGGSTIYTTFGRLLPELAKHRRVIGVELQAHGHTEDRELPTSFEQDADDVAALIIALDLGKADVLGFSNGGNTALQLAIRHPNLVNKLVAASAFYKRSGMYSWFWDFMKNAKLDFMPKPLQDAFLAINPSKNALQAMHDRDAVRMQTFTDWPDDLLKAIEAPTLLLFGDADVMTPEHGVAMFRLISKAKLSILPGKHGEYIGEILETDSNSKIPMVTAMLIEDFLDS encoded by the coding sequence ATGGCGCCAATTATCTTAAAGGGCTATATTGCTACAAACGGCATTAATATGTATTACGAGAGCCATGGTGAAGGCGGCACGCCGCTGATACTCATCCATGGCGGTGGCTCAACCATTTACACCACCTTTGGCAGGTTATTGCCGGAGCTTGCCAAACACCGCAGAGTAATTGGTGTGGAATTGCAGGCCCACGGCCATACGGAGGACCGTGAATTACCAACCTCTTTTGAGCAGGATGCTGATGACGTGGCAGCACTGATTATAGCGCTTGATTTGGGCAAGGCCGATGTGTTGGGTTTTAGCAATGGCGGCAACACAGCGCTGCAGTTAGCTATCCGCCACCCAAACCTTGTTAATAAACTGGTAGCGGCATCTGCCTTTTACAAGCGCAGTGGTATGTACTCCTGGTTTTGGGACTTCATGAAGAACGCTAAACTGGACTTCATGCCCAAACCGTTACAGGATGCGTTCCTGGCCATCAACCCCAGCAAGAATGCATTGCAGGCAATGCACGACCGAGATGCCGTGCGCATGCAAACCTTTACCGACTGGCCCGACGATTTGCTAAAAGCCATTGAAGCACCTACCCTGCTGTTGTTTGGCGATGCTGATGTGATGACACCCGAGCATGGGGTAGCAATGTTTCGCTTAATTTCTAAGGCTAAATTAAGTATACTCCCCGGCAAACATGGCGAATATATTGGAGAGATATTGGAAACTGATAGTAACAGCAAAATACCTATGGTAACAGCGATGCTGATCGAAGACTTTTTGGACAGTTAA
- a CDS encoding histidine kinase: MSNFPIPHNEMGRIISLADYDLDYNSFQDTFKDLAKLAAKVAGTSISLVNLIDAFTLWTITSHGLEVEPVPREESVCQYTIAAGEGQFEVQDFTADDRFSSKPFVIGEPKLKYYFGIPLKTDDGHNLGALCVLDRDLKILSPEKIELLKIIAGEIVNRLKAHKIINGLKSKLHDANESKKKVAHDIRGPLGGIIGLAQVISEQGHENEIEEVLEFINLIQRSGRSLLELADEILGMDLPRQRTLQADEFNLLVFKDKLEKLYSPQARNKNMNFLISTSVNSATIPFSKNKLLQITGNIISNAMKFTPQNGKIAIELSLKIEETRNLLQINVTDTGVGLSQDAIDMILQGKATSTHGTSGEQGYGFGLALVKHLVDSLKGQMRIYSHPNQGANFEIVLPQSRV; encoded by the coding sequence ATGAGCAATTTCCCAATCCCTCATAATGAAATGGGCCGGATTATTAGCCTGGCTGATTACGACCTGGACTATAATAGTTTTCAGGATACATTTAAAGACCTGGCAAAGCTTGCTGCAAAAGTAGCCGGAACATCTATCTCGCTGGTGAACCTGATCGATGCCTTTACGCTGTGGACCATAACCAGTCACGGATTGGAAGTTGAGCCCGTTCCTCGCGAAGAGTCCGTTTGTCAATATACCATTGCTGCTGGCGAGGGGCAATTCGAGGTGCAGGACTTTACTGCTGACGACCGTTTCAGTTCCAAACCTTTTGTGATTGGGGAGCCGAAACTGAAGTACTATTTCGGAATTCCTTTAAAAACAGATGACGGCCATAACTTGGGGGCGCTGTGTGTTTTAGATCGGGATCTAAAGATCCTCTCCCCCGAAAAAATAGAACTGCTCAAAATCATTGCCGGTGAAATTGTAAACCGCTTAAAAGCACATAAAATTATCAACGGCCTTAAATCCAAGCTGCACGATGCTAATGAAAGCAAGAAGAAAGTGGCTCATGATATCCGCGGACCGTTGGGTGGCATCATCGGCCTGGCACAAGTAATAAGCGAGCAGGGGCACGAGAACGAAATAGAGGAAGTGCTGGAGTTTATTAACCTCATCCAGCGCAGTGGCCGCTCCTTGCTGGAATTGGCAGATGAGATCCTCGGCATGGATTTGCCCAGGCAGAGAACTCTGCAGGCTGATGAATTTAACCTGCTGGTATTTAAAGATAAGCTGGAGAAGCTGTATTCACCCCAGGCCCGAAACAAGAATATGAACTTTCTGATCAGTACCTCTGTAAATTCGGCAACAATACCATTTAGCAAAAATAAGCTGTTGCAGATAACTGGTAACATCATCTCCAATGCCATGAAGTTTACACCGCAAAATGGTAAAATAGCGATTGAGCTGAGCCTGAAGATTGAGGAAACCCGCAACCTTTTACAGATAAACGTTACAGATACGGGCGTAGGTCTGAGCCAGGATGCTATTGATATGATATTGCAGGGCAAAGCTACTTCTACCCACGGGACAAGCGGAGAACAGGGTTATGGCTTTGGTTTAGCACTGGTAAAACACCTGGTGGATAGTTTGAAAGGACAGATGCGTATTTACTCGCACCCCAACCAGGGGGCTAATTTTGAAATTGTGCTGCCGCAGTCCCGGGTATAA
- a CDS encoding ethanolamine permease, which translates to MENTDSKQLKRVLKPVHLWAIAVGLVISGEYFGWNFGWEVSGTIGFLIATLVVTLMYITFIFSYTELTTSIPHAGGAFAYAYRAIGPIGGLVAGYATLVDFLFATPAIAFSLGSYVHFLHPALGILPSAVFFNLVFISLNISGVKESATFSVFITILAVGELLMFMGIVGPHFKMANYLSNPMPFGWSGVFAALPFAVWFYLAIEGVAMVAEEVKDPKRNIPRGYIYALATLVFLALGVMILTGGITDWRKLSKLDYPLPEAISIVLGKGSGLTQLFASIGLFGLIASIHGTILASSRQVFAMARSGYLPRTLANVNAKFKTPHWAIIAGGIISFIALYTGTTSQIIILSVLGAVVMYMMSMVSLFMLRAKEPNLERPFAAVFYPVFPAIALLISAVCLFAIMYYNFTISLIFYAGLAVAIGVFVMMGKHKTKIMDDEMINAPKQGIVL; encoded by the coding sequence TTGGAAAACACAGATTCGAAACAGCTGAAACGGGTGCTTAAACCTGTGCATTTGTGGGCTATTGCAGTTGGCCTGGTTATCTCCGGTGAATATTTCGGCTGGAATTTTGGCTGGGAAGTGTCTGGCACAATTGGTTTTCTGATTGCTACACTGGTGGTAACTTTAATGTATATAACCTTCATTTTTAGCTATACCGAATTAACCACTTCCATACCGCATGCGGGCGGGGCGTTCGCCTATGCTTATCGTGCCATCGGGCCAATCGGCGGACTTGTTGCCGGTTACGCCACACTGGTAGATTTTCTATTCGCTACGCCGGCGATCGCTTTTTCGTTGGGCAGCTACGTACATTTTCTGCACCCGGCTTTGGGTATTTTGCCATCGGCCGTTTTTTTTAACCTGGTATTTATTAGTTTGAATATTTCTGGAGTTAAGGAGTCGGCAACATTTTCGGTCTTCATCACCATTTTAGCTGTGGGCGAATTGCTGATGTTTATGGGGATAGTTGGCCCGCATTTTAAAATGGCCAATTATTTAAGTAACCCCATGCCATTTGGCTGGAGCGGTGTTTTTGCGGCCCTGCCTTTTGCCGTTTGGTTTTACCTGGCCATAGAAGGTGTTGCCATGGTAGCCGAAGAAGTAAAAGATCCTAAAAGAAATATTCCGCGCGGCTATATTTATGCATTAGCCACACTGGTGTTCTTGGCTTTGGGGGTAATGATCCTTACTGGCGGTATTACCGACTGGCGCAAACTGAGCAAACTTGATTACCCCCTGCCGGAAGCCATCAGCATAGTATTGGGTAAAGGCAGCGGCCTCACGCAGCTCTTTGCCAGTATCGGTTTATTCGGGCTTATCGCATCTATCCACGGTACTATACTGGCTTCATCGCGGCAGGTATTTGCTATGGCACGCAGCGGTTATCTACCGCGCACGCTGGCAAACGTAAATGCAAAGTTCAAAACGCCTCACTGGGCAATTATAGCCGGGGGTATCATCAGTTTTATTGCGCTTTATACAGGCACCACCAGCCAAATCATCATATTATCGGTGTTGGGGGCCGTGGTAATGTACATGATGAGCATGGTGAGTTTATTTATGCTTCGGGCGAAAGAGCCCAACCTCGAGCGGCCCTTTGCTGCTGTATTTTACCCGGTTTTTCCGGCCATAGCGCTGTTGATATCTGCCGTGTGCCTGTTTGCAATCATGTACTATAATTTCACCATCAGCCTAATATTTTATGCCGGGCTGGCGGTTGCCATAGGAGTTTTTGTGATGATGGGCAAGCACAAAACCAAAATAATGGATGATGAAATGATCAATGCACCTAAACAGGGAATTGTACTTTAA
- a CDS encoding trehalase, with the protein MIKKALITAMVLISAYASAQQKSPRQLFPGLFEAVQSSDIFPDNKTFVDCIPNYSPNLIMKAYNEQIGKTGFDLKEFVLTNFTPPASPTHAFQTNIEEGIRKHIDTLWQVLQRKPDETSKLSSLAALPNPYIVPGGRFREIYYWDSYFTMLGLQQSHQEKVIVNMIDNFAYLIDTYGFIPNGNRAYYLTRSQPPFFPLMVNLLAKSGGTEVLMKYQPQLIKEYNYWMLGGAGLAKGKANHRTVRMPDGSLLNRYWDESDEPREESYIKDVDAAKLTKQPLPVFYHNIRAAAASGWDFSSRWFDASGQLATIQTADLVPVDLNCLMYNMELTIARSYQAKHNYQLFQMYLGKAAARKKAILKYCWDEKAAWFVDYNFTNNQQSSIPTLAAVFPLEFKIASDAQAQKIADGLKANFLKAGGLVTTLNFSGQQWDAPNGWAPLQYMAIDGLENYKHHNLAKDIATRWMNLNIRVFKQTGKLLEKYNVVDTSLTAGGGEYPLQDGFGWTNGVLLKLMNRYGFEEKKGE; encoded by the coding sequence ATGATTAAAAAGGCCCTGATTACCGCAATGGTACTTATTTCGGCATACGCAAGCGCGCAGCAAAAATCTCCCCGGCAACTGTTCCCGGGTTTGTTTGAAGCGGTGCAATCCTCAGATATTTTTCCTGACAACAAAACTTTTGTCGACTGTATACCAAACTACTCTCCAAACCTCATCATGAAGGCTTACAACGAGCAGATCGGAAAAACAGGGTTCGATCTGAAGGAATTTGTGCTGACCAATTTTACGCCGCCGGCTTCACCCACGCATGCTTTCCAAACCAATATAGAAGAAGGCATCCGCAAGCATATCGATACGCTTTGGCAGGTATTGCAGCGCAAGCCCGATGAAACCTCCAAACTATCATCGCTTGCGGCACTGCCCAATCCCTACATCGTACCGGGTGGCCGCTTTCGCGAGATCTATTACTGGGACAGCTATTTTACTATGCTGGGTCTGCAGCAAAGTCACCAGGAAAAAGTGATTGTTAATATGATAGATAACTTCGCTTACCTGATAGACACCTACGGCTTTATCCCAAATGGCAACCGGGCGTACTACCTTACCCGCTCGCAGCCGCCATTCTTCCCGTTGATGGTGAACCTGCTGGCAAAAAGTGGCGGTACCGAAGTATTGATGAAATACCAGCCGCAACTGATCAAAGAGTACAATTATTGGATGCTCGGCGGGGCCGGATTAGCAAAAGGAAAGGCAAACCACCGCACTGTACGCATGCCCGACGGTAGTTTGCTCAATCGCTACTGGGATGAAAGTGATGAACCGCGCGAGGAATCGTACATCAAAGATGTGGATGCTGCCAAACTGACCAAACAACCGCTACCCGTGTTTTACCACAATATCCGCGCAGCAGCAGCTTCAGGCTGGGACTTTAGCAGCCGCTGGTTTGACGCTTCGGGCCAACTGGCTACCATCCAAACTGCCGACTTGGTGCCGGTGGACCTCAACTGCCTGATGTATAATATGGAGCTCACTATAGCCCGCTCTTATCAGGCGAAACATAATTACCAGCTTTTTCAGATGTATCTCGGTAAAGCTGCCGCCCGTAAAAAAGCTATCTTAAAATATTGCTGGGACGAAAAAGCCGCCTGGTTTGTCGATTATAACTTTACCAACAATCAGCAAAGCAGTATCCCAACATTGGCAGCGGTATTTCCGCTGGAATTTAAAATTGCTTCTGATGCCCAGGCACAAAAAATTGCCGACGGTTTAAAAGCCAACTTTCTGAAAGCCGGCGGACTGGTGACCACCCTTAACTTCAGCGGCCAGCAATGGGATGCGCCAAACGGTTGGGCGCCGCTGCAATACATGGCTATAGACGGGCTGGAGAACTATAAGCACCACAATCTGGCAAAAGACATCGCCACCCGTTGGATGAACCTCAATATCCGCGTGTTTAAACAAACCGGTAAACTGCTGGAAAAGTATAATGTGGTAGATACCAGCCTCACCGCAGGCGGCGGCGAATACCCGCTGCAGGACGGCTTCGGCTGGACCAACGGGGTGCTGTTGAAGCTGATGAACCGGTATGGGTTTGAGGAGAAGAAAGGGGAATGA
- a CDS encoding ethanolamine ammonia-lyase (with EutC catalyzes the formation of acetaldehyde and ammonia from ethanolamine) — MYQHTILGKVYKFESLRVLLAKASPHRTGDALAGVGAASYEERVAAQITLSDVFLTDFLNEAVIPYEEDDVTRLIIDSHDAATFGLISHLTVGGLRDWLLLDETNTFVLRSITDALTPEMAAAVSKIMRNQDLIAVAKKCEVITKFRNTIGLRGHFATRLQPNHPTDDPRGIAASLIEGLLYGSGDACIGINPATDSPAAVLNIIMLIDKLRQQFDIPTQSCVLSHITTTLELVNKGAPVDLCFQSIAGTQKANASFGVSISLLQEAYEATLSLNRGTVGNNVMYFETGQGSALSANAHYGVDQQTCEARAYAVAKQFKPLLVNSVVGFIGPEYLYDGKQITRAALEDHFCGKLLGLPMGVDICYTNHAEADQDDMDNLLTLLGVAGCNFIMGIPGSDDIMLNYQSTSFHDALYLRKVLGFKPAPEFEQWLVRQGITDDNGSPVKGGPQAFLNKSTSLWLK; from the coding sequence ATGTATCAGCACACCATCCTGGGTAAGGTATACAAGTTTGAAAGTTTGCGCGTGCTGCTGGCCAAAGCATCGCCGCACCGTACGGGTGATGCGCTTGCCGGTGTTGGTGCAGCGAGTTACGAGGAAAGGGTTGCCGCACAGATCACTTTATCTGACGTGTTTCTTACGGATTTTCTGAATGAAGCCGTGATACCGTATGAAGAAGATGATGTTACCCGGCTTATCATCGATAGTCACGATGCAGCAACTTTCGGACTAATCAGTCACCTAACCGTCGGTGGCTTGCGCGACTGGCTGCTGCTGGATGAAACCAATACGTTTGTGCTGAGAAGTATAACGGACGCGCTAACTCCCGAGATGGCAGCGGCGGTATCTAAGATCATGCGCAACCAGGACCTCATCGCGGTGGCAAAGAAGTGTGAGGTGATCACCAAGTTTCGTAATACAATTGGCTTAAGGGGTCATTTTGCCACGCGGCTGCAGCCCAATCACCCAACTGACGACCCGCGCGGCATTGCTGCCAGTTTGATAGAAGGCCTGCTGTATGGTAGTGGTGATGCCTGTATTGGCATTAACCCGGCAACAGATAGCCCTGCTGCAGTGCTGAATATTATTATGCTGATAGATAAGCTGCGCCAGCAATTTGATATCCCCACACAATCCTGCGTACTCAGCCACATTACTACGACGCTGGAACTGGTGAATAAAGGAGCGCCTGTTGATCTTTGCTTTCAATCCATTGCCGGCACACAAAAGGCAAATGCCAGTTTTGGCGTCAGTATCTCGTTGTTGCAGGAAGCCTATGAGGCAACTTTATCCCTAAACAGGGGAACAGTTGGTAATAATGTAATGTATTTTGAAACCGGGCAGGGGAGTGCCCTATCGGCCAACGCCCATTATGGGGTAGATCAGCAAACTTGTGAGGCGAGGGCTTATGCTGTAGCTAAGCAATTTAAACCGCTGCTGGTAAATTCGGTAGTGGGGTTTATTGGGCCGGAGTATTTGTACGATGGCAAACAGATTACCCGTGCCGCGCTGGAAGACCATTTTTGCGGGAAACTGCTGGGCCTGCCTATGGGTGTGGATATCTGTTACACCAACCACGCCGAAGCCGACCAGGACGATATGGACAACCTGCTTACTTTGCTTGGTGTTGCCGGGTGTAATTTCATCATGGGCATCCCTGGTTCAGATGATATTATGCTGAACTACCAATCTACCTCTTTTCATGATGCTTTGTATCTGCGCAAGGTGTTGGGTTTTAAACCGGCGCCGGAGTTTGAACAGTGGCTGGTGCGGCAAGGCATTACCGATGATAATGGTAGTCCTGTAAAAGGTGGTCCGCAGGCTTTTTTAAATAAATCCACCTCGCTATGGCTAAAATAA
- a CDS encoding endonuclease — MQLAIIIYCGMLLTFTALPLIKHDYWVFRVFDYPRLQKLFLNAVAVTLLLFCYNGSVTLKYALLAAIVINIIHLLWLILPFTRLGKRQVLRAGLKDPLRSISIVIANVFQDNTNSKGCLRVIANANPDVVVLLETNERWDQETRSLKENYPYFKRVPLENTYGLLLYSKLKLIDTEVKYLVELGIPSIHTLLELRNGQMIQFYAVHPTPPVPTENVRSTERDKELLLVADLAKASKLPVITAGDLNDVAWSHTTELFLKMSGLLDPRRGRGFYNSFHAHYFFIRFPLDHAFISRHFKLIKIKRLENSKSDHFPIYLEVQLENDAYEQQEPLVADAEDKEEAQEKKEKI, encoded by the coding sequence ATGCAACTGGCCATCATCATTTACTGCGGTATGCTACTTACATTCACCGCGCTCCCATTAATAAAGCATGATTATTGGGTTTTCCGGGTGTTTGATTACCCGAGGCTACAGAAGCTGTTTTTAAACGCAGTCGCTGTGACATTGCTGCTTTTTTGCTACAATGGGTCGGTAACTTTGAAATATGCCCTGCTGGCTGCCATCGTCATCAATATCATCCACCTGCTGTGGCTTATTTTGCCTTTTACACGCTTGGGTAAAAGGCAGGTGTTAAGGGCAGGCCTTAAAGATCCGCTGCGTAGTATCAGCATTGTAATAGCAAATGTTTTTCAGGATAATACCAACTCCAAAGGCTGCCTTCGCGTAATTGCAAATGCGAACCCCGATGTGGTAGTGTTGTTGGAAACCAATGAGCGATGGGACCAGGAAACCCGCAGCCTGAAAGAAAATTACCCATATTTTAAGCGGGTGCCCTTAGAAAATACGTATGGCCTGTTGCTCTATTCTAAATTAAAATTAATAGACACCGAAGTAAAATATTTGGTTGAGCTCGGCATTCCATCCATACATACGCTCCTCGAACTAAGGAACGGGCAGATGATCCAGTTTTATGCGGTACACCCTACCCCGCCCGTACCCACAGAAAACGTACGTTCTACGGAGAGAGATAAAGAACTTTTGCTGGTAGCCGACCTAGCCAAAGCCAGTAAATTACCTGTTATTACCGCCGGTGACCTTAATGATGTAGCCTGGAGCCACACTACCGAACTTTTCCTTAAAATGAGTGGCTTGCTGGATCCGCGGCGGGGGCGCGGCTTTTACAATTCGTTCCACGCCCATTATTTCTTCATCCGCTTCCCGCTGGATCATGCCTTTATATCCAGGCATTTTAAGCTTATTAAAATTAAACGCTTAGAAAACTCCAAATCGGATCATTTCCCGATCTATTTAGAAGTGCAGCTGGAAAACGATGCTTATGAACAGCAGGAACCTTTAGTAGCCGATGCGGAGGATAAAGAAGAGGCACAGGAAAAAAAGGAGAAAATATAG
- a CDS encoding xylose isomerase → MEKHSLSRRRFISSGALAASGLFFLSKSSFAAAVTSAAKPNSVINGVQLGVITYSFRSMPGTAEDLLKYCLECNISAIELMGDAAEAYAGAPQRAGVWGKPQTDEEKAANADYPKRIAEWRASATMDKFKQLRKMYNDAGVTIYAWKPNALGARNTDEEIAYAFNAAEVLGCSHVTVELPDEAQTKRLGDLAAIHKMMVGYHAHTQATPTLWDAALAQSRYNGINLDIGHYASGTSSSPVPFIEKYHDRITSMHIKDRKFHDGPNAPWGQGDTPIKEVLALMKKNKYKFPATIELEYNLPEGSDAVKEVKICREYAVKALS, encoded by the coding sequence ATGGAAAAGCACTCACTTAGCCGTCGCCGGTTTATCAGCAGCGGCGCCTTAGCCGCAAGCGGCCTATTTTTCTTATCAAAATCGTCCTTTGCAGCGGCCGTCACCTCCGCGGCAAAGCCTAATTCTGTTATTAACGGGGTGCAGTTAGGAGTGATCACTTATTCGTTCCGCAGCATGCCGGGTACGGCGGAAGACCTGTTAAAATACTGTCTGGAGTGCAACATCAGCGCCATCGAGTTAATGGGTGATGCCGCCGAGGCGTATGCAGGGGCACCGCAAAGGGCAGGCGTTTGGGGGAAACCGCAAACCGATGAGGAAAAAGCCGCCAATGCCGATTATCCAAAGCGTATAGCCGAATGGCGCGCTTCTGCAACTATGGATAAATTTAAACAACTGCGCAAAATGTACAATGATGCAGGTGTAACCATCTACGCCTGGAAACCAAATGCATTGGGTGCGCGTAATACTGATGAGGAAATAGCGTACGCTTTTAACGCGGCCGAGGTACTAGGCTGCAGCCATGTTACCGTAGAACTGCCGGACGAGGCACAAACCAAACGCCTTGGCGACCTGGCCGCCATACATAAAATGATGGTAGGCTACCATGCACACACCCAGGCTACCCCAACACTTTGGGATGCTGCCCTGGCCCAATCGCGCTACAACGGTATCAATTTAGATATCGGGCACTATGCATCCGGCACCAGCAGCAGCCCGGTGCCTTTCATCGAAAAATATCATGACCGCATCACCAGCATGCACATTAAAGACCGCAAGTTTCACGATGGGCCCAACGCGCCATGGGGCCAGGGCGATACGCCGATAAAAGAAGTGCTGGCACTCATGAAAAAGAACAAATACAAGTTCCCGGCCACCATCGAGCTGGAGTACAATCTGCCCGAAGGATCCGACGCGGTAAAAGAAGTCAAAATTTGCCGTGAATACGCGGTAAAGGCATTGAGCTAG
- a CDS encoding acyltransferase, with protein MLFNSLNFAVYLPIVFALYWLIGSKKLRFQNILLLAASYFFYAFWDYRFLFLLMFSTFLDYSTGIKIFQSKTIAGRKFWLWLSIIINLGFLGVFKYYNFFTDSFALLLNHAGFKSNFGTINVILPVGISFYTFHGISYIIDIYKKRIEPTRDFVDYSVFVSFFPLLVAGPIERATHLLPQIEAPRQFSYTQANNGLRQILWGLFKKVVIADNCAEYANMIFNNYTHYPGSVLVMGALFFAFQIYCDFSGYSDIALGTARLFGIELIRNFAFPYFSRDIAEFWRRWHISLSSWFRDYLYIPLGGSKGSLLNQVRNIFIIFIVSGLWHGANWTFIIWGALNALYFMPLMLLKRNRNNLEIVAQGKLLPSLADVVKMLTTFALTVFAWIFFRAESVHLAISYIRAMFSRSTLTLPKGEMFMGGSVNAGALIVLVVLFVIIEWIGREQQFAIAKTGIAWPQPVRWVFYLTIAISVFYFTGVSQQFVYFQF; from the coding sequence ATGCTTTTCAATTCTTTAAATTTTGCAGTTTATCTCCCCATTGTATTTGCGCTTTATTGGCTTATAGGCAGTAAAAAACTTCGGTTTCAAAATATACTGCTGCTGGCTGCCAGTTACTTTTTTTACGCTTTTTGGGATTACCGCTTCTTGTTTTTGTTGATGTTCTCTACTTTTCTGGATTACTCCACCGGAATTAAGATCTTCCAATCTAAAACAATTGCGGGGAGAAAGTTCTGGTTGTGGCTCAGTATAATCATCAATCTTGGTTTTTTAGGGGTTTTTAAATACTATAACTTCTTTACAGATAGCTTTGCACTGCTGCTTAACCACGCGGGTTTTAAATCAAACTTCGGCACCATTAACGTGATACTACCGGTCGGGATCTCTTTTTACACTTTCCATGGTATCTCCTACATTATCGATATATACAAAAAGCGTATTGAGCCTACCCGTGATTTTGTGGATTATTCGGTATTCGTAAGCTTTTTCCCACTGCTGGTAGCTGGGCCGATAGAAAGGGCCACCCACTTGCTGCCTCAAATTGAAGCCCCAAGGCAATTTAGCTACACCCAGGCTAATAACGGTTTAAGGCAAATTTTATGGGGCCTTTTCAAAAAGGTGGTAATAGCCGATAACTGCGCAGAATACGCTAATATGATCTTTAACAACTATACACACTATCCTGGTAGCGTGCTGGTAATGGGGGCGCTTTTTTTTGCCTTCCAGATCTATTGCGATTTCTCGGGCTATTCGGATATTGCGCTGGGTACTGCGCGGTTATTTGGGATAGAACTAATCCGCAATTTTGCCTTCCCCTATTTTTCCCGTGATATTGCTGAATTTTGGCGCCGCTGGCACATCTCTCTTTCCTCCTGGTTTCGAGATTATCTGTACATTCCCCTTGGCGGAAGTAAGGGTAGCTTATTGAACCAGGTACGTAATATCTTTATCATTTTTATAGTAAGTGGCCTCTGGCATGGCGCCAATTGGACTTTTATTATTTGGGGTGCCCTCAACGCCCTTTACTTTATGCCGTTAATGTTGTTAAAACGTAACCGCAACAATTTAGAGATTGTGGCCCAGGGTAAATTACTGCCATCGCTTGCGGATGTCGTAAAAATGCTAACCACCTTCGCTTTAACTGTTTTTGCCTGGATCTTTTTCCGGGCAGAGAGTGTGCATTTGGCAATAAGTTATATTCGTGCCATGTTTTCACGGTCTACCCTCACTTTGCCTAAAGGAGAAATGTTTATGGGCGGCTCCGTAAATGCGGGGGCGCTGATCGTGTTGGTGGTATTGTTCGTTATCATAGAGTGGATAGGCCGCGAGCAGCAGTTTGCTATTGCCAAAACGGGAATTGCCTGGCCCCAACCGGTTAGGTGGGTGTTTTATTTAACTATCGCTATTTCGGTGTTTTATTTTACCGGTGTTTCTCAGCAGTTTGTGTATTTCCAATTTTAA
- a CDS encoding ethanolamine ammonia-lyase has protein sequence MAKIIRHEWEESEPLSFLKQFTQARIAIGSTGTSIPTKQSLEFKLAHAHARDAVYSKMDTEALADELMQFNLPVLQLHSRAANREQYLQRPDLGRLLDEVSVNRLADQVQNNGVVLILADGLSATAMNQNALNLLKLLIPKLLAAKIKLAPICLVEQGRVAISDGIGDELKASLSVILIGERPGLSAADSMGAYLTYQPKTGLTDDSRNCISNIRPEGLPIQQASDKLFYLICESLSKQISGVALKDNEGLLD, from the coding sequence ATGGCTAAAATAATAAGGCATGAGTGGGAAGAAAGCGAGCCCCTGAGCTTCCTAAAGCAGTTTACGCAGGCGCGGATAGCTATTGGCAGCACAGGTACCAGCATCCCCACTAAACAGTCGTTAGAATTTAAGCTGGCCCATGCCCATGCACGTGATGCTGTATATTCAAAAATGGATACCGAAGCGCTGGCCGACGAGCTGATGCAGTTTAACCTGCCCGTTTTGCAGCTGCACAGCCGGGCAGCCAACCGCGAGCAATACCTGCAACGGCCGGATCTTGGCCGCTTGCTGGATGAGGTATCGGTAAACCGCCTGGCCGATCAGGTACAGAATAATGGCGTGGTACTGATCCTGGCCGACGGGTTGTCGGCAACGGCTATGAACCAAAATGCCCTCAACCTTTTAAAATTACTGATCCCTAAACTGCTGGCTGCTAAAATAAAGCTGGCACCTATTTGCCTGGTAGAACAGGGCAGGGTAGCCATAAGCGATGGCATAGGTGATGAGTTAAAAGCAAGTCTATCGGTAATACTGATCGGCGAGCGCCCGGGACTTAGTGCTGCGGACAGTATGGGCGCATATTTAACTTACCAGCCCAAAACGGGTTTAACAGATGATTCGCGCAATTGCATTTCCAACATCCGCCCCGAGGGGTTGCCCATTCAGCAGGCGTCCGATAAACTGTTTTACCTCATTTGCGAATCGCTCTCAAAGCAAATTTCGGGTGTGGCGCTGAAAGACAACGAAGGCCTGCTGGATTAG